TTCCGCTCTGAATCATATCCCAAACATCTTTGTTATATCGACTGGTAAGGTAAAAATAACTGCGAGCGTTCTGAGTCCAATTCATCACTTCTTGGTTATCCGATAACAAACTGCTGTTCATACTCTCCATAACCGCCGACAATCCATATGGATTACGTGTATCCATCGCGAGCAAATATTTCCCTTGCTCTTTAAGCACATTCTGAAGCAATGTATTCCACTGTTCCAGACTTCTTGGTAAGGTGGTGAACCCCAGTTCCGCAAGACGCTGTGGTGAATAAACAAGGATATAAGGGTCTATATCCAGCGGCACTCCCCAATTATATCCGTTCCATTGCATCCATGGGATCAACTGAGTTAACGGTGCAGTTCCTGGAATGCTCTGATAAACATCCACCGGTAATAAATATCCTCGTGTAGCCCAGTCGAGAATACTTCGTCCATCCGCCATGACGATATCCGGACTGTCTCCGATGGTTAGATCATGCTTCAAAACTTCGTCTGCATCCTCGCTATCAATATTGCTTAATATCACCTTTACTCCACTTTCTAAAGTATAACGATTGCTTAGAAGCTCCAACTCACTGAATTCCTCGCTATTTAGCGATACTGTTATACGCAGACTATCTATAGAACCCTCTTCCCCTGAAGAAGGATTTGTTGACTGACTTTGAGGCTTTTTCATAGGATGTGGGTCGTTATTGGTACTCAATTCCATACTGGGCGACAAGCTTGTCAGCGATAGTAGTAAAATTGCAAAAAGCAGCCAATAATTTTTGCGTTTAAGCACGATTTCCCACCTTCCCCATGATTCGTCTCCACTATTTTACCAAACCCGTCGCTGCTTGTCTTTAGAATGTGA
This Paenibacillus sp. FSL R5-0345 DNA region includes the following protein-coding sequences:
- a CDS encoding extracellular solute-binding protein, coding for MLKRKNYWLLFAILLLSLTSLSPSMELSTNNDPHPMKKPQSQSTNPSSGEEGSIDSLRITVSLNSEEFSELELLSNRYTLESGVKVILSNIDSEDADEVLKHDLTIGDSPDIVMADGRSILDWATRGYLLPVDVYQSIPGTAPLTQLIPWMQWNGYNWGVPLDIDPYILVYSPQRLAELGFTTLPRSLEQWNTLLQNVLKEQGKYLLAMDTRNPYGLSAVMESMNSSLLSDNQEVMNWTQNARSYFYLTSRYNKDVWDMIQSGSVAVAALPLSEWQKHGNSSLVAEAPLTASDGKGLESYYSRSFALPAQSQSPKEAVNWLTFITSEDSQMDWLENTGSLPALDVLYRSEHAFKYKLPFGVELLLTEETAPEFESQGGWSKIAEAVSLLLTGKIDTAGYKDFIKEGLE